The following proteins are encoded in a genomic region of Prosthecobacter sp. SYSU 5D2:
- a CDS encoding sulfatase, producing the protein MKFCISFLAFVLACASGLTPSVHAADRPNILWFVVDDMSANFSSYGETLIKTPNVDRLAKEGVKFTQAYVTAPVCSTCRSAMITGMYQTTIGSHHHRSGRGELKIHLPDGVEPVPALFQKGGYYTCIGSGLPGLDLRGLPYGEGLGKKAAKKAAKAGKTQGKLGKTDYNFEWDPKIYDSHDWADRAKGQPFFMQVQLPGGKLRGGDSKGAKALAERARAEFGAETDPAKVTLPPYYPRDPVLLEDWAAYLDAVKLTDKHVGKVLARLEEEGLMDNTLIIFMTDHGISHARGKQFLYDEGAHIPFVVRGPGITAGKVREDLIMQIDMAPLSLAAAGLSVPAAMQGKDILAKDYQPREAVYSARDRCDETVEHIRSVRTDRFLYIRNFLPNRPHLQPNAYKDGKDIISALRAAHEAGTLPSVSEDLLFSPKRAAEELYEYVNDRWQVTNLAANPDYKDTLEKHRSMLERWIVETKDAGPESEAMYDSDMVEYRKKGNPVIEANIALMKKWAKEGK; encoded by the coding sequence ATGAAATTCTGCATCTCCTTCCTCGCCTTTGTGCTGGCCTGCGCGTCCGGGCTGACACCTTCTGTCCATGCGGCTGATCGGCCTAACATACTATGGTTCGTTGTGGATGACATGTCGGCGAATTTTTCCAGCTATGGAGAAACGCTGATCAAGACACCGAACGTGGACCGGCTGGCAAAGGAGGGGGTCAAGTTTACCCAGGCCTATGTCACCGCACCGGTGTGCTCCACCTGCCGGTCAGCCATGATCACCGGCATGTATCAGACGACCATCGGCTCGCATCATCACCGCAGCGGGCGCGGGGAGCTGAAAATCCACCTGCCGGATGGCGTGGAGCCGGTGCCTGCGCTGTTCCAGAAAGGCGGGTATTATACCTGCATCGGCAGCGGGCTGCCGGGGCTGGATCTGCGCGGGCTGCCCTATGGCGAGGGCCTGGGGAAGAAGGCGGCGAAGAAGGCTGCCAAGGCCGGGAAGACGCAAGGCAAGCTGGGCAAGACGGACTACAACTTTGAATGGGACCCGAAGATCTACGACAGCCATGACTGGGCGGACAGGGCCAAGGGCCAGCCGTTTTTCATGCAGGTGCAGCTTCCCGGCGGCAAGCTGCGCGGCGGCGATTCCAAAGGTGCCAAGGCGCTTGCGGAAAGGGCCAGGGCGGAGTTCGGCGCGGAGACGGACCCGGCCAAGGTGACGCTGCCGCCCTACTATCCTCGTGACCCGGTGCTGCTGGAAGACTGGGCCGCCTATCTGGATGCGGTGAAGCTGACGGACAAGCATGTGGGCAAGGTGCTGGCACGGCTGGAAGAAGAAGGCCTGATGGACAATACCCTCATCATTTTCATGACGGATCACGGCATCAGCCACGCACGCGGCAAGCAGTTCCTCTATGATGAAGGCGCGCACATTCCATTCGTGGTGCGCGGCCCTGGCATTACGGCCGGGAAGGTGCGTGAGGACCTGATTATGCAGATTGATATGGCGCCTCTTTCTCTGGCTGCGGCGGGTCTGTCCGTGCCTGCGGCGATGCAGGGCAAGGATATTTTGGCGAAGGACTACCAGCCGCGCGAGGCCGTCTATTCAGCACGTGACCGCTGCGATGAAACGGTGGAGCATATCCGCAGCGTGCGCACGGACCGGTTTCTCTACATTCGCAATTTCCTCCCCAACCGCCCGCACCTGCAGCCGAATGCGTACAAGGACGGCAAGGACATCATCAGTGCGCTGCGGGCCGCGCATGAGGCAGGCACGCTGCCTTCGGTATCAGAGGATCTTTTGTTCAGCCCGAAGCGTGCGGCGGAGGAACTTTATGAGTACGTGAATGACCGCTGGCAGGTCACCAACCTGGCGGCCAATCCGGACTATAAAGACACCCTGGAAAAACACCGCAGCATGCTGGAACGCTGGATCGTGGAGACCAAGGATGCCGGTCCGGAATCCGAAGCCATGTATGACAGCGACATGGTTGAGTATCGCAAGAAAGGCAATCCGGTCATTGAGGCCAACATCGCCCTGATGAAGAAGTGGGCGAAGGAAGGGAAGTGA
- a CDS encoding sulfatase, translating into MLVMGMAASLWAERPNVLFIISDDLTSTALSCYGNTVCKTPNIDRLAAQGTRFTSAYCNATYCGPSRASFMSGYYPHATEVFGYVNPRPVIGDRATWSQHFKNAGYYTARVSKIFHMGVPGGVEEGGDGRDHNGGDGADDPASWTEKFNSLGPEWKAPGDGETLEGNADGKKPVVGGNTFVVVEADGDDLVHSDGKTAAKAVELLGKHAVKGKPFFLAVGFVRPHVPFVAPRRYYADYKPYDKMVLPPKIEGDWDDIPKAGINYKTSVKMEMDERRQKKAVGGYYASVSFMDAQVGKVLDALEASGQADNTIVIFTSDHGYHLGEHDFWAKVSLRDESAKVPLIIKVPGKKAAVCDSFTELIDLYPTVASLCGLEVPDRLQGKNITPMLDDPKHEVRQAAFCTAPSSKGLLLREKRWAYLQYAEDASKGIELFDMEKDPEQYTNLAEKPEYASVVEGFKKKLAARLQEVRTNDLNLSYVRPEGKGKKKR; encoded by the coding sequence ATGCTGGTGATGGGAATGGCGGCTTCGCTTTGGGCGGAGCGGCCTAACGTATTGTTCATCATCTCGGATGACCTCACCTCCACGGCGCTTTCCTGCTATGGGAACACCGTTTGCAAAACGCCGAACATTGACCGGCTGGCGGCGCAGGGGACACGGTTTACCAGCGCCTACTGCAATGCGACCTACTGCGGGCCTTCGCGGGCGTCCTTCATGTCCGGCTACTATCCGCATGCGACGGAGGTGTTTGGTTATGTCAATCCCAGGCCGGTCATCGGCGACCGGGCCACCTGGTCCCAGCATTTCAAGAATGCCGGTTACTACACCGCACGGGTGAGCAAGATCTTCCACATGGGCGTGCCCGGCGGTGTTGAGGAAGGCGGCGATGGACGCGACCACAATGGCGGCGATGGCGCGGATGATCCGGCCTCCTGGACGGAGAAATTCAACAGCCTCGGGCCGGAATGGAAGGCGCCTGGAGACGGCGAGACGCTGGAGGGAAATGCGGACGGCAAGAAGCCCGTCGTGGGTGGCAACACCTTTGTCGTGGTGGAGGCGGACGGAGATGACCTGGTCCATTCCGACGGCAAGACGGCGGCAAAGGCGGTGGAGCTGCTGGGCAAACACGCGGTGAAAGGGAAGCCCTTCTTTCTTGCCGTAGGTTTTGTTAGGCCGCATGTGCCTTTCGTCGCGCCGAGGCGCTACTACGCGGACTATAAGCCCTATGACAAAATGGTACTTCCACCCAAGATCGAAGGCGACTGGGACGACATTCCAAAGGCAGGCATCAATTACAAGACGAGCGTGAAGATGGAGATGGATGAGCGGCGGCAGAAAAAGGCGGTGGGCGGTTATTATGCCTCCGTCTCCTTCATGGATGCGCAGGTGGGCAAGGTGCTGGATGCGCTGGAGGCCAGCGGCCAGGCTGACAATACGATTGTGATCTTCACCAGCGACCATGGGTATCACCTCGGCGAGCATGACTTCTGGGCCAAGGTCAGCCTGCGCGATGAATCGGCCAAGGTGCCGCTCATCATTAAAGTGCCGGGAAAGAAAGCGGCCGTCTGTGACTCATTCACCGAGCTGATTGACCTGTATCCCACCGTAGCCTCCCTCTGCGGGCTGGAGGTGCCGGACCGGCTGCAAGGGAAGAACATCACGCCCATGCTGGATGACCCGAAGCATGAGGTGCGGCAGGCGGCCTTCTGCACAGCTCCGTCATCCAAGGGCCTGCTGCTGCGGGAAAAACGCTGGGCCTATCTTCAGTATGCGGAGGATGCCTCGAAAGGCATCGAGCTGTTCGACATGGAGAAGGACCCGGAGCAATACACCAACCTGGCGGAGAAGCCGGAATACGCCTCGGTGGTGGAAGGCTTCAAAAAGAAGTTGGCGGCCCGGCTGCAGGAGGTGCGGACGAATGATCTGAACCTATCCTATGTTAGGCCAGAGGGGAAGGGCAAGAAAAAGCGGTGA
- a CDS encoding DUF1080 domain-containing protein yields the protein MKASLLVLLLALGVSRLMAADAVSLFDGKSLAGWTGQDGAKPGAGWVVVDGAIHLNGEKGGNLLSEKEYTNFDLSWEWKVEEGGNNGIKYWVTKINNKEWLGIEYQMIDDKKHPDGMKGGGTHSTASFYDIQAPAEDKPMNPPGEWNTSRVVAQDGKLQHYLNGKLVGEADTASEDWKTKIAASKFSKKEGFAPGKGRIMLTDHHDKVWIRNIQIVEK from the coding sequence ATGAAAGCTTCTCTTTTGGTTCTTCTCCTGGCGCTGGGTGTCAGCCGCCTGATGGCGGCGGATGCGGTGTCCCTCTTTGACGGCAAATCTCTGGCCGGGTGGACCGGGCAAGACGGAGCCAAGCCCGGTGCAGGCTGGGTGGTGGTGGATGGTGCCATCCACCTGAATGGTGAAAAGGGCGGCAATCTGCTGTCTGAAAAGGAATACACGAACTTTGACCTGAGCTGGGAATGGAAGGTGGAGGAGGGCGGCAACAACGGCATCAAGTACTGGGTCACGAAGATCAACAACAAGGAGTGGCTGGGCATCGAGTACCAGATGATTGATGACAAGAAGCATCCCGATGGCATGAAGGGTGGCGGCACGCACAGCACGGCTTCCTTTTATGACATCCAGGCCCCGGCGGAAGACAAGCCGATGAACCCGCCCGGTGAATGGAACACCAGCCGTGTGGTGGCCCAGGACGGCAAGCTGCAGCATTACCTGAATGGCAAGCTGGTGGGCGAGGCCGATACGGCCTCCGAAGACTGGAAGACCAAGATCGCGGCGAGCAAGTTCAGCAAGAAGGAAGGCTTCGCCCCCGGCAAGGGCCGCATCATGCTGACGGACCACCATGACAAGGTGTGGATCCGCAACATCCAGATCGTGGAGAAGTAA
- a CDS encoding HlyD family efflux transporter periplasmic adaptor subunit produces the protein MVKEESPPASSTPPWEAKKLPSSRGLARKIILWGLALGVLGLIIYGLKPRPIEVELAAVRRGPLTVHVMEEGKTRIRNRYVVAAPVTGAMRRVPLKPGAEVKAGETVLTVIEPGIAPLIDARTQAQADARIAAAEAALSQAGQTLEMTRTAARFAQTNWERVRDKATAASISANDRDNIEREALMREREVRAQEFALQVATYELDQAKAALIQMNMPGSTGQPYEVKAPVSGRILRVDQESAMIIAAGTPILEIGDPTDLEIEAEILSRDAVNIRPGAKVSVEQWGGPDPLPATVRLVEPAAFTKVSALGVEEQRVIVLCDLDPAAAKGTTLGDRYRVEVRVAVWHEDDVLQVPAGGLFREGSAWKTFLLDPATSKARNIPVEAGRTDGRWTQVLNGLQVGDRVLLHPPDSVADGSDVVERQ, from the coding sequence ATGGTCAAAGAGGAGTCGCCCCCCGCATCATCCACGCCCCCTTGGGAAGCCAAAAAGCTGCCCTCCAGCCGTGGTCTGGCCCGCAAGATCATCCTGTGGGGCCTGGCCCTTGGCGTGCTCGGCCTCATCATCTACGGGCTGAAGCCGCGCCCCATCGAGGTGGAGCTGGCTGCCGTTCGCCGTGGCCCGCTGACCGTCCACGTCATGGAGGAGGGGAAAACCCGCATTCGCAACCGCTACGTCGTCGCCGCTCCCGTTACCGGGGCCATGCGCCGCGTCCCGTTGAAACCCGGTGCCGAGGTGAAAGCGGGCGAGACCGTCCTCACCGTCATCGAGCCCGGCATCGCGCCCCTCATTGACGCCCGCACCCAGGCCCAGGCGGATGCCCGCATCGCCGCCGCAGAGGCCGCACTCAGCCAGGCCGGCCAGACCCTGGAGATGACCCGCACCGCCGCCCGCTTTGCCCAGACCAACTGGGAGCGCGTACGGGACAAGGCCACCGCCGCCAGCATCTCCGCCAATGACCGCGACAACATCGAGCGCGAAGCGCTCATGCGGGAGCGCGAAGTCCGCGCGCAGGAATTCGCCCTCCAGGTCGCCACCTATGAGCTGGACCAGGCCAAGGCCGCCCTCATCCAGATGAACATGCCCGGCAGCACCGGCCAGCCTTATGAGGTGAAGGCGCCCGTCAGCGGCCGCATCCTGCGCGTGGACCAGGAAAGCGCCATGATCATCGCCGCCGGCACGCCCATCCTGGAGATCGGCGACCCCACCGACCTGGAGATCGAAGCCGAAATCCTCTCCCGCGATGCCGTCAACATCCGCCCCGGTGCCAAGGTCAGCGTGGAGCAATGGGGCGGCCCGGACCCGCTGCCTGCCACCGTCCGCCTCGTCGAGCCTGCCGCTTTCACCAAGGTCTCCGCCCTCGGCGTGGAGGAGCAGCGCGTCATCGTCCTCTGCGATCTGGACCCCGCCGCCGCCAAAGGCACCACTCTGGGCGACCGCTACCGCGTGGAAGTCCGCGTCGCCGTCTGGCATGAGGACGATGTCCTCCAGGTCCCCGCCGGCGGACTCTTCCGCGAGGGCTCCGCCTGGAAAACCTTTTTGTTAGACCCGGCCACCTCCAAAGCCCGCAACATTCCTGTCGAAGCCGGCCGCACCGATGGCCGGTGGACGCAGGTCCTCAATGGCCTGCAAGTGGGCGACCGCGTCCTCCTCCACCCGCCGGATTCCGTCGCCGACGGCAGCGACGTGGTCGAGCGGCAGTAG
- a CDS encoding sterol desaturase family protein produces the protein MHRPFGGFQYAFRAHAVVHHQVFKADHTYHLVHDHDKETIPMAWWNGPVLILLSSIPFVAVSWLLGQWGLVTGAAIGMTSYYVLYERIHWCMHLPKARRLEQSWIFRRLNGHHLLHHRYMHKNFNVVFPLADLCLGTLMIRAKTRFAQAMGPSVPDVQPHQD, from the coding sequence ATGCACCGGCCCTTCGGAGGCTTTCAATACGCCTTCCGCGCCCACGCCGTGGTTCATCATCAGGTCTTCAAGGCGGATCACACCTACCATCTGGTGCATGATCATGACAAAGAGACCATTCCCATGGCCTGGTGGAACGGTCCTGTCCTCATCCTTCTCAGTTCCATTCCTTTCGTCGCCGTCTCCTGGCTTCTTGGCCAGTGGGGCCTCGTCACGGGTGCTGCCATCGGCATGACCAGCTATTACGTTCTCTATGAGCGCATCCATTGGTGCATGCACCTGCCCAAGGCGCGCCGCCTGGAGCAGTCCTGGATCTTCCGCCGCCTGAACGGCCATCATTTGCTGCATCACCGCTACATGCACAAAAACTTCAACGTTGTCTTTCCCCTGGCGGACCTCTGCCTGGGCACGCTGATGATCCGGGCCAAGACCCGCTTTGCCCAGGCCATGGGCCCTTCCGTCCCGGACGTCCAGCCGCACCAGGACTGA
- a CDS encoding adenylate/guanylate cyclase domain-containing protein, translated as MKFLSSFRAKLILTIFPVVAGVTTGALLLTEWRFSATYQQLFEEQFESQIYAVTQAKNRRFSALSSVLERMAQKPELITAMREGDYQKAGKDLRPALESLAQERLQSEFSTLGRLPSGPPTDRDRPGDRREPPRPPGGTGQSAPFIALINAQGNFVHHQRNRSAGENATFNTTPDGDPAQVRRRSDTMPWLGDRKFEETLKQQEVGYLIVEAGERRGEQVREVFITPLRDPADGRFLGAFVFGLPLPAIADRVLYEQTRRSEHGEIMGGIWVEGKLVSTTVPEDQKEIIAQTVARSLAGSADPNREILLPIGKEKHRLIYRVLNPGSPFPQAVQVNFYSLAALEKEIAGLRRSAFSLGIIALLVALVLVMYISRGLSGPISSLVNAAQEIERGNYDVRVPVTRDEVGRLAHAFNDMAAGLALQEKYRSILNAVADRTVAERLIENREALGGELRDVTMLFCDIRGFTSLTEKMPPHEVIELLNEHMTVLTQVAYDHGGIVDKFVGDLIMVLFGAPITTGNDAQRAVTCARAMFQARREQNTRSRHPLEMGIGIATGSVVAGCMGSDQRLSYTVIGHRVNLASRLCHIAQAGEIVMDAETAGKLDPGIPVTPLPPMQLKGISEPVEVFRIAA; from the coding sequence ATGAAGTTCCTTTCCAGCTTTCGCGCCAAGCTCATCCTGACGATTTTTCCCGTCGTCGCAGGGGTGACGACCGGAGCGCTCCTGCTGACGGAGTGGCGGTTCAGCGCGACGTATCAGCAGCTGTTTGAAGAACAGTTCGAGAGCCAGATCTACGCCGTCACCCAGGCCAAAAACCGCCGGTTCAGCGCCCTTTCCTCGGTGCTGGAGCGCATGGCCCAAAAGCCGGAGCTCATCACCGCCATGCGCGAAGGTGACTACCAGAAAGCCGGCAAAGACCTGCGTCCTGCCCTGGAATCCCTGGCCCAGGAACGCCTGCAAAGTGAGTTCTCCACCCTCGGCCGCCTGCCTTCTGGTCCGCCAACAGACCGTGACCGGCCGGGCGACCGCCGCGAGCCACCACGCCCTCCGGGCGGCACCGGCCAGTCCGCGCCTTTCATTGCCCTCATCAATGCCCAGGGGAATTTTGTTCATCACCAGCGGAACCGCAGCGCCGGGGAAAACGCCACTTTTAACACGACTCCGGATGGGGACCCGGCCCAGGTCAGACGGCGTTCCGATACCATGCCCTGGCTGGGCGACCGCAAGTTTGAGGAGACTCTCAAGCAGCAGGAGGTCGGCTACCTCATCGTCGAGGCTGGCGAGCGCCGCGGCGAGCAGGTACGGGAAGTCTTCATCACTCCTCTGCGCGACCCGGCGGATGGCCGGTTTCTGGGGGCCTTTGTCTTCGGCCTGCCCCTGCCTGCCATTGCGGACCGCGTGCTGTATGAGCAGACCCGCCGCAGCGAGCATGGGGAAATCATGGGCGGCATCTGGGTGGAGGGAAAGCTGGTCTCCACCACCGTGCCTGAGGATCAAAAAGAGATCATCGCCCAGACCGTGGCCCGCTCCCTGGCCGGATCTGCGGATCCAAACCGGGAGATCCTTCTTCCCATCGGCAAGGAAAAGCACCGCCTCATTTACCGGGTGCTCAATCCTGGCAGCCCTTTCCCCCAGGCCGTCCAGGTCAATTTTTATTCTCTGGCAGCTCTGGAGAAGGAGATCGCCGGTCTCCGCCGCAGCGCCTTCAGCCTCGGCATCATCGCGCTTCTTGTGGCCCTGGTTCTGGTCATGTACATCTCCCGTGGCCTGTCCGGCCCCATCAGCAGCCTGGTCAATGCCGCCCAGGAAATCGAGCGTGGCAATTATGATGTCCGGGTGCCTGTGACCCGCGATGAAGTCGGCAGGCTGGCCCACGCCTTTAATGACATGGCCGCCGGGCTGGCCCTCCAGGAAAAATACCGCAGCATCCTCAATGCCGTGGCCGACCGCACCGTCGCCGAGCGCCTCATTGAAAATCGCGAGGCCCTGGGCGGTGAGCTGCGGGATGTGACCATGCTTTTCTGCGACATCCGGGGATTTACCTCTCTGACCGAAAAAATGCCCCCGCATGAAGTCATCGAGCTGCTCAACGAGCACATGACCGTCCTCACCCAGGTGGCCTATGACCACGGCGGCATTGTGGACAAGTTCGTCGGCGATCTCATCATGGTACTCTTTGGCGCCCCCATCACCACGGGCAATGACGCCCAGCGCGCCGTCACCTGCGCACGGGCCATGTTCCAGGCCCGGCGGGAGCAGAACACCCGCAGCCGCCATCCTCTTGAAATGGGCATCGGCATCGCCACCGGCAGCGTCGTCGCAGGTTGCATGGGCTCTGACCAGCGCCTCAGCTACACCGTCATCGGCCACCGGGTGAACCTCGCCTCCCGCCTCTGCCACATCGCCCAGGCGGGCGAGATCGTCATGGATGCCGAAACCGCCGGCAAGCTGGACCCCGGCATCCCGGTCACTCCCCTGCCCCCCATGCAGCTCAAGGGCATCTCCGAGCCTGTCGAGGTCTTCCGCATCGCCGCGTAA
- a CDS encoding response regulator, translating to MAELTSPELMTVKETAEYLRIPLPTVYYLVQRGQLPAVQIGGRWRIKRSLLDRDVLRKEDESGQPTVMVVDDDPALQALFKQFLKKAGFGRLVVGTGAEAISVAKKQKFDFVFLDLKLPDVPGDEVYSQLKEMYPDLPIVVITGYPDSEILSRILSHGPVTVIKKPIEYDQLNKAVKQLGHKGAEV from the coding sequence ATGGCTGAACTTACCTCTCCCGAACTTATGACGGTCAAAGAGACTGCGGAGTATCTGCGTATCCCTTTGCCAACGGTCTATTATCTCGTTCAGCGGGGCCAGTTGCCAGCGGTGCAGATCGGTGGACGCTGGCGCATCAAGCGCAGCCTTTTGGACCGTGACGTGCTTCGCAAAGAAGACGAATCCGGACAGCCTACCGTCATGGTGGTGGACGATGATCCTGCGCTCCAGGCCCTCTTTAAACAGTTCCTGAAAAAGGCCGGGTTCGGACGCCTGGTCGTCGGTACCGGGGCGGAGGCCATCAGCGTGGCCAAGAAGCAGAAGTTCGACTTCGTGTTTCTGGACCTGAAGCTGCCGGATGTACCAGGAGATGAAGTCTATTCCCAGCTCAAGGAAATGTATCCTGACCTGCCTATCGTGGTCATCACCGGCTATCCTGACAGTGAGATCCTGAGCCGCATTCTCTCTCACGGACCTGTGACCGTCATCAAGAAGCCGATCGAATACGATCAGCTGAACAAAGCTGTGAAACAGCTTGGTCACAAAGGGGCCGAGGTCTAA